In Rhodospirillales bacterium, a single window of DNA contains:
- a CDS encoding Rieske 2Fe-2S domain-containing protein has protein sequence MSEGWVKTVSGEELQKKCRTVFRLDGRQIALFDTKKGIYACNNRCPHEGYPLREGTLDENCLLTCNWHNWKFDLETGENQRDGDKLRTYPVDVRDGEIWIKIVDPPVDEQLAKSLEDLEQGFVDHEYERLAREIARVMRLGVDPMVAVRAAIRWSHDKMEFGWTHAYAGTADWLTLYDGHQDEPENQLICLLETIGHMSDDTLREASYPFAGGSEDWDEEAFVAACDSEDEARAIRLTRGALARGDAFGTMERGLARAALDHYADFGHSAIYVTKAGQLIRRLGEEVAEAVLLSLVRSIVNAFREELIPEFRAYGEALEGFGTKPNGAAPPATDFLKLNANKAIAFTAEHGTAPSLDLFRSLLAANAINMATFDLKHLDNLDQPYGSDVGWLDLTHGLTFAESVLELCRKYPELWPKGLLQMACFSGRNIGHDNPNVDIEDWTVENPDAFFKEVEQTLFDHGQDEYIVSVHLVKTAMAVRNLVASQETGSAGELCLAALNRLLASPFRRKMVRRTARQAMRFVEVDI, from the coding sequence ATGAGCGAGGGTTGGGTCAAGACCGTCAGCGGCGAGGAGCTTCAGAAGAAGTGCCGCACTGTGTTTCGGCTGGACGGCCGTCAGATCGCGCTCTTCGACACGAAGAAAGGCATCTACGCCTGCAACAACCGGTGTCCACACGAAGGGTACCCGCTGCGCGAAGGCACGCTCGACGAGAACTGCCTGCTCACCTGCAACTGGCACAACTGGAAGTTCGACCTGGAGACCGGCGAGAATCAGCGCGACGGCGACAAGCTGCGCACCTACCCGGTCGACGTCCGGGACGGCGAGATCTGGATCAAGATCGTTGATCCGCCGGTCGATGAACAGCTCGCCAAGTCACTCGAGGACCTGGAGCAGGGTTTCGTCGATCACGAGTACGAACGGCTGGCGCGCGAGATCGCGCGCGTCATGCGCCTGGGTGTCGATCCCATGGTCGCGGTGCGGGCAGCGATCCGCTGGTCCCACGACAAGATGGAATTCGGCTGGACCCACGCCTATGCCGGCACCGCCGACTGGCTGACGCTCTACGACGGGCATCAGGACGAGCCCGAAAACCAGCTGATCTGCCTGCTTGAGACCATCGGCCACATGTCGGACGACACCCTGCGCGAGGCGAGCTATCCCTTCGCCGGGGGTTCCGAGGACTGGGATGAGGAAGCCTTCGTGGCGGCCTGCGACTCGGAAGATGAGGCCAGGGCCATTCGCCTGACCCGAGGCGCGCTCGCCAGGGGTGATGCGTTCGGAACCATGGAGCGGGGCCTCGCGCGCGCGGCGCTCGACCACTACGCCGATTTCGGGCACTCGGCGATCTATGTCACCAAGGCCGGCCAGCTTATCCGTCGCCTCGGCGAGGAGGTCGCCGAGGCGGTCCTGCTCTCGCTGGTGCGCAGCATCGTCAACGCCTTCCGCGAGGAGCTGATCCCCGAGTTCCGCGCCTATGGCGAGGCGCTCGAAGGGTTCGGCACGAAGCCCAACGGGGCAGCGCCGCCGGCCACGGATTTCCTCAAGCTCAATGCGAACAAGGCGATCGCCTTCACCGCCGAGCATGGTACCGCCCCATCGCTCGATCTCTTCCGCAGCCTGCTTGCCGCCAACGCCATCAACATGGCGACCTTCGACCTCAAGCACCTCGACAATCTCGACCAGCCCTACGGCAGCGACGTCGGCTGGCTCGATCTGACCCATGGGCTCACATTCGCGGAAAGCGTGCTGGAGCTCTGCCGCAAATATCCGGAACTCTGGCCCAAGGGTCTGTTGCAGATGGCCTGTTTCTCGGGCCGCAACATCGGTCACGACAATCCCAACGTCGATATCGAGGACTGGACCGTTGAGAACCCCGATGCCTTCTTCAAGGAGGTCGAACAGACGCTCTTCGACCATGGCCAGGACGAATACATCGTGTCGGTGCATCTGGTGAAGACGGCCATGGCGGTGCGCAATCTCGTCGCCAGCCAGGAGACCGGCAGCGCTGGCGAACTCTGTCTCGCCGCGCTCAACCGCCTGCTCGCCTCGCCGTTCCGCCGCAAGATGGTCCGCCGCACGGCCCGCCAGGCCATGCGGTTTGTTGAGGTCGATATCTAG
- the ccmA gene encoding heme ABC exporter ATP-binding protein CcmA — protein MAAVGTSPVLEAESLTCERGGRRLFVALSFALEPGEIMVLRGPNGSGKSSLLRLMAGLMPAAEGTLRWHGAETTENPTAWRRAMVFTGHGNPVKPNLSVRENLTFWSGFENGTVAVDEALDALDLGWLADLPSVMLSAGQQRRLGLARLALRPGGCWLMDEPTVTLDTASVERLHILVARHRQNGGIAVLATHEGIEFEDVRTLTLGRAP, from the coding sequence ATGGCGGCGGTTGGAACGAGCCCGGTCCTTGAGGCCGAATCCCTGACCTGCGAACGGGGCGGCCGACGTCTGTTCGTGGCCCTGTCGTTCGCGCTTGAGCCGGGCGAGATCATGGTGCTGCGCGGCCCCAACGGCAGCGGCAAGTCGAGTCTGCTGCGCCTGATGGCGGGCTTGATGCCGGCGGCCGAAGGAACGCTTCGCTGGCACGGCGCGGAGACCACGGAGAATCCCACTGCCTGGCGCCGCGCGATGGTCTTCACCGGGCACGGCAACCCGGTCAAACCCAACCTCTCGGTCCGCGAGAACCTGACCTTCTGGTCGGGTTTCGAGAACGGCACGGTGGCGGTCGATGAGGCGCTCGATGCGCTTGATCTCGGCTGGCTGGCCGACCTGCCGTCGGTCATGCTCTCGGCCGGGCAGCAACGCAGGCTCGGTCTGGCGCGGCTCGCACTGCGTCCCGGCGGCTGCTGGCTGATGGACGAGCCGACTGTGACCCTCGATACCGCCTCGGTCGAACGACTGCACATCCTTGTTGCCCGTCATCGCCAAAACGGCGGCATCGCCGTGCTGGCCACCCACGAGGGCATCGAATTCGAGGACGTCCGGACCCTGACCCTGGGCCGTGCGCCATGA
- the ccmB gene encoding heme exporter protein CcmB — MNSFWALVRRDVALAVRCGGEAALTLGFFVVTVALFPFGVGPDPELLGRIAAGIVWVTALLAATISLDRLFLSDLEDGSLDLLALSPLPLELIVVAKCLAHWLVTGLPVTLLSPLMAMMLQLDGAAHGPLILSLLIGTPALSLTGAIGATLVLGARRGGALIGLLVLPLFIPVLIFGISGVEAALAGLPVLPHMLIEGAILVVSLPLAALAGAAALRLALA; from the coding sequence ATGAACTCCTTCTGGGCCCTGGTCCGGCGCGATGTGGCGCTTGCTGTGCGGTGCGGCGGCGAGGCGGCACTGACCTTGGGGTTTTTCGTCGTCACCGTTGCCCTCTTTCCCTTCGGTGTCGGCCCGGACCCCGAACTCCTCGGACGCATCGCTGCGGGCATCGTCTGGGTGACCGCACTGCTCGCCGCGACGATCTCGCTCGACCGCCTTTTCCTGTCCGATCTGGAAGACGGCTCGCTCGACCTCCTGGCGCTCTCGCCGCTGCCTCTGGAACTCATCGTCGTCGCCAAGTGCCTGGCGCACTGGCTGGTGACGGGCCTGCCGGTCACGCTGCTCTCGCCGCTGATGGCCATGATGCTGCAGCTCGACGGCGCAGCCCATGGCCCGCTGATTCTCTCGCTCCTGATCGGCACGCCGGCGCTGAGCCTGACCGGCGCGATCGGCGCAACCCTGGTGCTGGGCGCCCGGCGCGGCGGCGCGTTGATCGGGCTGTTGGTCCTGCCGCTCTTCATCCCCGTACTGATCTTCGGCATCTCCGGTGTCGAGGCGGCGCTGGCAGGCCTGCCCGTGCTGCCCCATATGCTGATCGAGGGAGCCATTCTGGTCGTGAGCCTGCCGCTCGCGGCCCTTGCCGGCGCCGCTGCGCTGCGGCTGGCGCTAGCGTGA
- a CDS encoding heme ABC transporter permease has translation MHSLASPARFQRLSRRILPWASMLAAGLIGIGLVWALGFTPPDYQQGETVKVMYIHVPAAWMAMFCYSVMAVLSVSFLIWKHQLADLVARASAPIGACFTAVALITGSLWGKPIWGTYWEWDARLTSVLVLFFLYLGHMALSGAFDDRERGGRAAAILAVVGAINIPIIKFSVDWWNTLHQPASVIRMDGLAIHSSLLPPLLVMAVGFTAFYVAVLLVRINSEVAARRIEVLQRRQAAEAVPGVKHG, from the coding sequence CTGCATAGCCTCGCAAGCCCGGCCCGCTTCCAGCGGCTGAGCCGGCGCATCCTGCCGTGGGCCAGCATGCTCGCGGCGGGGCTCATCGGCATCGGCCTTGTCTGGGCGCTCGGCTTCACGCCGCCCGACTACCAGCAGGGCGAGACCGTGAAGGTCATGTACATCCACGTGCCCGCGGCCTGGATGGCGATGTTCTGCTACTCGGTGATGGCCGTGCTCTCGGTCTCCTTCCTGATCTGGAAACACCAGCTTGCCGATCTCGTCGCTCGCGCGTCGGCGCCGATTGGTGCCTGCTTCACGGCGGTGGCGCTGATCACCGGCAGTCTCTGGGGCAAGCCGATCTGGGGAACCTACTGGGAGTGGGATGCCCGGCTGACCTCCGTCCTGGTGCTGTTCTTCCTCTACCTCGGTCACATGGCGCTTTCAGGCGCCTTCGACGACCGCGAGCGCGGCGGGCGCGCGGCCGCGATCCTCGCCGTGGTCGGCGCGATCAACATTCCGATCATCAAGTTCTCGGTCGACTGGTGGAACACACTGCACCAGCCTGCCAGCGTGATCCGCATGGACGGTCTGGCCATCCACAGCTCCCTGCTCCCGCCGCTGCTGGTCATGGCGGTCGGGTTCACGGCGTTCTACGTCGCCGTGCTGCTCGTCCGCATCAACAGCGAGGTCGCCGCCCGGCGCATCGAGGTTCTGCAGCGACGACAGGCCGCCGAGGCCGTACCCGGGGTGAAGCATGGCTGA
- the ccmD gene encoding heme exporter protein CcmD translates to MAEFLGMGGYAATVWPSYAAAAVILVGLLVVSLRQASRRKAELERLESRIERPRRR, encoded by the coding sequence ATGGCTGAGTTCCTGGGTATGGGCGGTTACGCCGCAACGGTCTGGCCGTCCTACGCCGCCGCCGCCGTTATTCTCGTCGGTCTTCTGGTCGTCAGCTTGCGCCAGGCGAGCCGGCGCAAGGCCGAGCTGGAACGCCTGGAATCCCGGATCGAAAGGCCTCGCCGTCGATGA
- the ccmE gene encoding cytochrome c maturation protein CcmE yields MTRKQRRMAFLGAGFVCFALATLLVLVALEDKVTFFYSPSDLVAEPVGPEVRIRLGGLVVDGSVTRLEDGVTTVFELTDGGAVVPVSYTGVLPDLFREGQGIVANGTMPSPAGPFIADKVLAKHDETYMPPEVAEALKEQGHWQEGDQQ; encoded by the coding sequence ATGACCCGCAAGCAACGACGCATGGCCTTCCTCGGCGCGGGGTTCGTGTGCTTCGCGCTCGCCACGCTGCTGGTCCTGGTCGCGCTCGAAGACAAGGTGACGTTCTTCTATTCCCCGTCCGACCTTGTCGCCGAACCGGTGGGGCCCGAGGTGCGTATCCGTCTGGGCGGTCTTGTTGTGGATGGTAGCGTGACCAGGCTCGAAGACGGCGTCACGACGGTGTTCGAACTGACCGACGGCGGTGCGGTAGTGCCGGTGAGCTACACCGGCGTGCTGCCCGATCTCTTTCGCGAGGGCCAGGGCATCGTCGCCAACGGCACCATGCCCTCCCCCGCAGGGCCGTTCATTGCCGACAAGGTGCTTGCCAAACACGACGAGACCTACATGCCGCCCGAAGTCGCCGAGGCGCTCAAGGAGCAGGGCCACTGGCAGGAGGGCGACCAGCAATGA
- a CDS encoding FAD-binding oxidoreductase, which translates to MSFDIVIVGGGVMGLSTAWHLLDREPGLRVCVIERDPTYEFASTPRSLGGVRQQFSVAENIRMSQYGRQFYTVFAETMAVDGEKPDIGYRVEGYLFLLPEEARAQAQELNDLQRSLGATTEMLDPAGIAVLFPSLNLDDIAFGTYGPEDGWTDPYAIVMGFRKKVREMGIAYRQGGVASIATADGRATGVVLEDGSTVAAGQVVCAAGAWSNTLLATAGVEVPVVPVRRMVFFFEIQQEIEPLPLTIAPDGLYFRPEGRGYLTGHSIEEPEGINFEVDDSLFEESIWPALAERVPAFEALRQTNAWSGLYDINKLDENMVCGPHPEGPANLHILCGFSGHGLQQAPAAGRATSELILDGGFTTLDLSRLSAERLVTGAAVHEVGIV; encoded by the coding sequence ATGAGCTTCGACATCGTGATCGTCGGAGGCGGGGTGATGGGGCTCTCCACCGCTTGGCATCTGCTGGACCGTGAACCCGGGCTGAGGGTCTGCGTGATCGAGCGCGACCCAACCTACGAATTCGCCTCCACGCCGCGCTCGCTCGGCGGCGTGCGCCAGCAGTTCAGTGTGGCCGAGAACATCCGGATGTCGCAGTATGGCCGCCAGTTCTACACCGTGTTCGCCGAGACCATGGCGGTCGACGGCGAGAAGCCCGATATCGGCTATCGCGTAGAGGGCTACCTCTTCCTGTTGCCCGAAGAGGCGCGGGCCCAGGCGCAGGAGCTCAACGACCTCCAGCGCAGCCTCGGTGCGACCACCGAAATGCTCGATCCCGCCGGGATCGCGGTGCTCTTCCCGTCGCTCAATCTCGACGACATCGCCTTTGGCACCTACGGGCCGGAAGACGGCTGGACCGACCCCTACGCCATCGTCATGGGCTTCCGGAAAAAGGTGCGCGAGATGGGGATCGCGTACCGCCAGGGTGGGGTGGCATCCATCGCGACGGCCGACGGCCGAGCCACCGGAGTCGTTCTCGAAGACGGTTCGACCGTCGCAGCCGGACAGGTTGTCTGCGCGGCCGGCGCATGGTCGAACACGTTGCTGGCAACGGCCGGCGTCGAGGTTCCCGTGGTGCCGGTGCGTCGCATGGTGTTCTTCTTCGAGATCCAGCAGGAGATCGAGCCTCTGCCGCTGACCATCGCGCCCGACGGCCTCTATTTCCGTCCCGAAGGTCGCGGCTATCTGACGGGCCATTCGATCGAGGAACCCGAAGGGATCAACTTCGAGGTCGATGACAGCTTGTTCGAGGAGTCGATCTGGCCGGCGCTCGCCGAGCGCGTTCCGGCCTTCGAGGCTCTGCGCCAGACCAACGCCTGGTCGGGGCTCTACGACATCAACAAGCTCGACGAGAACATGGTCTGCGGCCCCCATCCGGAAGGGCCGGCGAACCTTCACATCCTCTGTGGTTTCTCCGGCCACGGCCTGCAGCAGGCGCCGGCGGCGGGTCGTGCAACATCAGAGCTGATCCTGGACGGCGGCTTCACCACGCTCGATCTCAGCCGCCTTTCGGCCGAACGGCTCGTCACCGGTGCTGCGGTGCATGAGGTCGGCATCGTATGA
- a CDS encoding COX15/CtaA family protein: MRSGAAMAPGDRRAVAIWLMVVAALVFGMVVLGGVTRLTESGLSMTDWNPVTGWIPPLSEPEWQEEFEKYRASPEYRQINRGMALADFKTIFWYEFWHRVLGRIIGLAFLVPFMVFLFRKRLDPPMTRRLWLLFVLGGLQGLVGWFMVKSGLVDRPSVSQYRLAMHLGLAFLIYGMLVWTIAGLLHTPDYGSAEPGIARPRRGVGWLLALVSVTIVSGAFVAGLDAGLYYNTFPLMDGRVVPADYLADEPWWLNPFQNVAAVQFNHRLLAIATVVAIFATWFGLARSSLTTRTRLAARALAAMAVLQALIGVMALLAYVPVWLGALHQIGALVLFTLTILLLDSLRQREAQSRRSISRSSDRRSAR, encoded by the coding sequence ATGAGATCCGGTGCAGCGATGGCACCGGGCGACCGCCGTGCGGTCGCCATCTGGCTCATGGTCGTTGCCGCGCTTGTCTTCGGCATGGTCGTGCTGGGTGGCGTCACGCGGCTGACCGAATCCGGTCTCTCCATGACCGACTGGAACCCTGTCACAGGATGGATTCCGCCGCTCAGCGAGCCCGAGTGGCAGGAGGAATTCGAGAAGTACCGCGCCTCGCCCGAGTATCGGCAGATCAACCGCGGCATGGCGCTCGCCGATTTCAAGACGATCTTCTGGTACGAATTCTGGCACCGTGTGTTGGGCCGCATCATCGGGCTCGCCTTCCTCGTGCCCTTCATGGTGTTCCTGTTCCGCAAGCGGCTCGATCCACCGATGACGCGCCGGCTCTGGCTGCTGTTTGTGCTGGGCGGCCTGCAGGGCCTGGTCGGCTGGTTCATGGTGAAGAGCGGTCTGGTCGACCGGCCGAGCGTCAGCCAGTACCGGCTGGCAATGCATCTGGGCCTCGCCTTCCTGATCTACGGCATGCTCGTCTGGACCATCGCGGGACTCCTGCATACGCCCGACTACGGGTCCGCGGAGCCGGGCATCGCGCGACCTCGCCGCGGAGTCGGCTGGCTGCTTGCGCTGGTCTCTGTAACAATCGTCTCGGGTGCCTTCGTCGCTGGGCTCGATGCCGGACTCTACTACAACACCTTCCCGCTGATGGACGGGCGTGTCGTGCCGGCCGACTACCTGGCCGACGAGCCCTGGTGGCTCAATCCGTTCCAGAATGTCGCAGCCGTGCAGTTCAACCATCGCCTGTTGGCCATCGCGACCGTGGTTGCGATCTTCGCCACATGGTTCGGCCTCGCCCGGTCCTCGCTGACGACACGAACGCGGCTTGCAGCCCGCGCCCTTGCGGCCATGGCCGTGCTCCAGGCGCTGATCGGCGTCATGGCGTTGCTGGCCTACGTGCCCGTCTGGCTTGGCGCCCTGCACCAGATCGGCGCGCTGGTCCTCTTCACGCTGACGATCCTGCTGCTCGACAGCCTGCGCCAGCGGGAGGCGCAATCTCGTCGCTCTATTTCGCGGTCTTCGGACCGAAGATCAGCCAGATGA
- a CDS encoding PLDc N-terminal domain-containing protein: protein MGIEVGLIGLLLLALYIWAIVSVVQSNASTFAKVIWILVILLLNLLGFVIWLIFGPKTAK from the coding sequence ATGGGAATCGAAGTCGGCCTGATCGGTCTTCTCCTCTTGGCGCTCTACATCTGGGCGATCGTCAGTGTCGTGCAGAGCAACGCCTCGACGTTCGCCAAGGTGATCTGGATCCTTGTGATCCTGCTCCTGAACTTGCTCGGCTTTGTCATCTGGCTGATCTTCGGTCCGAAGACCGCGAAATAG
- a CDS encoding GNAT family N-acetyltransferase yields MNAVLRDMTTADASWFLPLNNAEAPHVNALDAADLAALLDEAVLARVAEVDGAPAGGLICFAPGASYQSANYVWYSERYDAFVYIDRVVVDVRFRGQGIARRFYDEAWALASERAVILCCEVNEEPPNPGSMRFHERFGFEPIGGQQTEGGKKTVVLLAKSA; encoded by the coding sequence ATGAACGCCGTTCTGCGTGACATGACGACGGCGGATGCCAGTTGGTTCCTGCCGCTCAACAATGCCGAGGCGCCGCACGTCAACGCGCTCGACGCGGCGGACCTCGCCGCCCTGCTTGACGAGGCGGTCCTGGCCCGCGTGGCCGAGGTCGATGGTGCACCGGCCGGGGGATTGATCTGCTTCGCACCCGGCGCGTCCTACCAGAGCGCCAACTATGTCTGGTACAGCGAGCGCTATGACGCTTTCGTCTACATCGACCGCGTCGTGGTCGACGTCCGTTTCCGCGGCCAAGGCATCGCGCGGCGCTTCTACGACGAGGCCTGGGCGCTTGCGTCCGAGCGCGCGGTGATCCTGTGCTGCGAGGTCAACGAGGAACCGCCCAACCCCGGGTCGATGCGCTTTCACGAACGATTCGGTTTCGAACCCATCGGTGGACAGCAGACCGAAGGCGGCAAGAAGACGGTGGTGCTGCTGGCAAAGTCCGCGTAG
- a CDS encoding serine hydrolase translates to MPDHDLMRTFPAAPDKMVTLENWRTPPFNRWAYSHVSEIVPSAQIWRGRGPAMDLPRAPEHLADVAYTDHAGTERSFGWFLDNHQTDGICVLHNGGIVMEHYRNELQEHRPHILMSVSKSITALVIGILVDRGVLDPTQGIGHLIPEIAGSAFDDCTLQHLLDMTVGVDFTEDYFANTGPITEYREASNWRPPTDPANPGDLRSWMVTLQKQGEHGAAFHYVSPCTDMLGWVIERATGRPYAEAVSELLWQPLGAEFDGHVTVDRFGAPRAAGGVCLCLRDLARVGQMMLEEGQANGRQVVPRAWVADSRFNGDKAAWAAGERSAANPAGSYRNKWWMMGDAHGSYTGIGVFGQYLWIDPVASLVIAKFASQPMPTDDNVKKDTALCFLAVGRALAP, encoded by the coding sequence ATGCCCGACCACGACCTGATGCGGACCTTCCCGGCCGCGCCCGACAAGATGGTCACGCTGGAGAACTGGCGGACCCCGCCCTTCAACCGCTGGGCCTACAGCCATGTCAGCGAGATCGTGCCCTCGGCCCAGATCTGGCGTGGCCGGGGCCCGGCTATGGATCTGCCCCGGGCACCTGAGCATCTGGCCGATGTCGCCTACACCGATCACGCCGGCACCGAGCGCAGCTTCGGCTGGTTCCTCGACAACCATCAGACCGACGGCATCTGCGTCCTCCACAACGGCGGGATCGTCATGGAGCACTATCGCAACGAGCTCCAAGAGCACCGGCCCCACATCCTGATGTCGGTCTCGAAGTCGATCACAGCACTCGTCATCGGCATCCTGGTGGACCGCGGCGTGCTTGATCCGACCCAGGGCATCGGTCATCTGATTCCCGAGATTGCGGGATCGGCCTTCGACGACTGCACGCTGCAGCATCTGCTCGACATGACCGTCGGCGTCGACTTCACCGAGGACTATTTCGCCAACACCGGTCCGATCACCGAGTACCGCGAGGCCTCGAACTGGAGGCCGCCGACGGACCCGGCCAATCCCGGCGATCTGCGTTCGTGGATGGTGACGCTGCAGAAGCAGGGCGAGCACGGCGCGGCGTTCCACTATGTCTCCCCCTGCACCGACATGCTGGGCTGGGTGATCGAACGCGCCACCGGCCGGCCCTATGCCGAGGCCGTCTCCGAGCTTCTCTGGCAGCCGCTGGGTGCGGAGTTCGACGGTCATGTCACCGTGGATCGCTTCGGTGCACCCCGTGCGGCGGGCGGCGTCTGCCTCTGCCTGCGCGATCTCGCGCGGGTCGGCCAGATGATGCTGGAGGAAGGCCAGGCCAACGGCCGCCAGGTCGTGCCGCGCGCCTGGGTCGCCGACAGCCGGTTCAACGGCGACAAGGCGGCCTGGGCGGCGGGCGAGAGGTCGGCCGCGAATCCTGCCGGAAGCTACCGCAACAAGTGGTGGATGATGGGCGACGCCCACGGCAGCTACACCGGCATCGGCGTCTTCGGCCAGTACCTCTGGATCGATCCCGTGGCGAGCCTGGTGATCGCCAAGTTCGCCTCGCAGCCCATGCCGACCGATGACAACGTCAAGAAGGACACCGCGCTCTGCTTCCTCGCGGTCGGCCGCGCGCTGGCACCATGA
- a CDS encoding serine hydrolase, with protein sequence MNETPRLMRHFPPAEGELVTTGNMQEAPYNRWAFRNLRRLIGTGNVWRGDGLVSGFPVEPLHLDGITFTDMNEHPMTVKQMLDSNDTDGFVVLCQGAIVAERYGDGVEPHEPHLLMSVTKSFCASLAGIQVEKGLFSPDDLVTDIIPEVKGSAYDGALVRHVLDMTVGMDYSEDYEDPDSDVALLDVAAGWRPARKGAPDNLRSYIATMRPAGEHGKAFHYVSTNTDLLGWIIERTAGVDFATLLSRDIWQPMGAEFDGYITLDRTGTPLTDGGLCVTTRDLARFGQLHLQNGVMNGRRIIPESWIRDFRENGDPEVWDRGNFAIDMPGHSYRSKWYTDLNDPHRPYYGIGIHGQSVFVDPVAGVVCAKHSTHPAPVDPKLFDDMFRGFRAIAHELGG encoded by the coding sequence ATGAACGAAACGCCGCGCCTGATGCGCCATTTTCCGCCTGCGGAGGGCGAACTGGTCACGACCGGAAACATGCAGGAGGCGCCCTACAACCGTTGGGCATTCCGCAACCTGCGTCGTTTGATCGGCACCGGGAATGTCTGGCGCGGCGACGGTCTCGTCTCGGGATTTCCTGTCGAGCCGCTCCATCTCGACGGTATCACGTTTACCGACATGAACGAACACCCGATGACCGTCAAACAGATGCTCGACAGCAACGACACCGACGGTTTTGTCGTGCTCTGTCAGGGCGCGATCGTGGCGGAACGTTACGGCGATGGCGTCGAACCCCACGAACCGCATCTGCTGATGTCGGTCACCAAGTCGTTCTGCGCCTCCCTTGCCGGGATCCAGGTGGAGAAGGGGCTGTTTTCGCCGGACGATCTCGTCACCGACATCATTCCCGAGGTGAAGGGTTCGGCCTATGACGGCGCGCTGGTACGTCACGTGCTCGATATGACCGTGGGCATGGATTACAGCGAGGACTACGAGGACCCCGACAGCGATGTCGCCCTGCTCGATGTTGCGGCGGGCTGGCGGCCCGCACGGAAGGGCGCCCCCGACAATCTCAGGTCCTACATCGCGACGATGCGCCCCGCGGGCGAACACGGCAAGGCGTTCCACTATGTCTCGACCAACACCGACCTGCTGGGCTGGATCATCGAGCGCACAGCGGGCGTCGACTTCGCCACGCTGCTGAGCCGCGACATCTGGCAACCCATGGGCGCGGAGTTCGACGGCTACATCACGCTCGACCGCACCGGCACGCCGCTGACCGACGGCGGGCTCTGCGTGACGACCCGCGATCTCGCACGCTTCGGTCAGCTCCATCTGCAGAACGGCGTGATGAACGGCCGCCGCATCATTCCCGAAAGCTGGATTCGGGACTTCCGCGAGAACGGCGATCCCGAGGTCTGGGATCGGGGCAATTTCGCCATCGACATGCCAGGCCACAGCTATCGGTCGAAGTGGTACACCGACCTCAACGATCCGCATCGGCCCTACTACGGTATCGGCATCCATGGGCAGTCGGTGTTCGTCGACCCCGTCGCCGGCGTGGTCTGCGCCAAACACTCGACCCATCCGGCGCCGGTCGATCCCAAGCTGTTCGACGATATGTTCCGGGGCTTCAGGGCGATCGCGCACGAGCTCGGCGGTTAG